The following proteins come from a genomic window of Dioscorea cayenensis subsp. rotundata cultivar TDr96_F1 unplaced genomic scaffold, TDr96_F1_v2_PseudoChromosome.rev07_lg8_w22 25.fasta BLBR01001788.1, whole genome shotgun sequence:
- the LOC120256996 gene encoding LOW QUALITY PROTEIN: methylsterol monooxygenase 2-2-like (The sequence of the model RefSeq protein was modified relative to this genomic sequence to represent the inferred CDS: deleted 4 bases in 2 codons), translating into MASAFQSFWQYLVTHFSDFQLATLGTFIIHESVFFLSGLPFTFFERSGFFSKYKIQKKNNTPAAQERCILRLILYHVCVNLPVMIASYPAFRFMGMRSSLPLPSLSVIIPQVLFYFILEDFVFYWGHRVLHTKWLYKHVHSVHHEYATPFGLTSEYAHPAEILFLGFATILGPALTGPHLFTMWLWMILRVLETVEAHCGYHFPWSLSNFLPLYGGSDFHDYHHRLLYTKSGNYASTFVYMDWLFGTDEGYRKLKAIEKEGKEPDEVY; encoded by the exons ATGGCGTCTGCTTTCCAATCCTTCTGGCAg TATCTAGTCACTCATTTCTCTGATTTTCAATTGGCTACCTTGGGCACTTTCATTATACACGAGAGTGTCTTTTTCTTATCTGGACTGCCA TTTACTTTTTTTGAGCGATCAGGA TTTTTCAGCAAATACAAAATTCAG aagaaaaataatactcCTGCTGCGCAAGAGAGGTGTATCTTACGTCTGATCTTATATCATGTCTGTGTAAACTTGCCAGTCATGATTGCTTCCTACCCTGCTTTCAGGTTCATGGGCATGAGAAGCAGTCTGCCATTGCCATCATT GAGTGTCATCATACCTCAAGTGCTTTTCTACTTCATTTTAGAGGATTTTGTTTTCTACTGGGGACATAGAGTTCTTCACACCAAATGGCTGTACAAACATGTTCACAGTGTGCACCACGA ATATGCCACACCATTTGGTTTGACTTCTGAGTATGCCCATCCTGCTGAAATTCTATTCCTTGGCTTTGCAACCATCCTTGGTCCGGCTCTCACTGGTCCTCATCTATTCACTATGTGGTTATGGATGATTCTAAGAGTCTTGGAGACAGTTGAGGCTCATTGTGGCTACCATTTCCCTTGGAGcctttcaaattttttaccTTTGTATGGAGG TTCTGATTTTCATGATTATCATCATCGTCTGCTTTATACTAAGTCTGGCAACTACGCATCAACCTTCGTTTATATGGACTG GCTATTTGGCACTGATGAAGGTTACAGGAAGCTCAAGGCAATCGAGAAGGAAGGCAAAGAACCTGATGAGGTTTACTGA